attaataaaatcaCTCTTCACTTGTCAATAACAtaaattacatcaaaaattaagaaaatatctTAAACGCGTAACTCTACACGTCCAAAAAGTGCTGCATAATTTCCGGCACGTCGGAAATCGCAATCTCCACCCCTGGAATATCCGACGACTCAATAAGCTCTTTGACACAGGCGCTCAGCGTTTCCTCCGGGATGTTCCCCTTTCCTTTCCTGTTAGTTTCCAAAAAGGCCAGCTCCGGGTGCCGCCCGAGAAACAACTTGGTCCAATCCGGCCCCGGCTTGTTGTCCGCAAACCGGGGCACCGTTTTGCCCACCTCCGTGAGGTAACTCTTCACCACGAAGCGCAGATCGTGTTCGTTGACCGCAAGTCCCGAATCTCGCATCACGACCAGACAGTCCACAAACAGCTGTTCCTCCTCGTCGGTAAACGCACGCCGCCCACCGACCTTTTCACCGGTTTTCCCCTGGAGTCTGTTGGTGATTGTGGTCCGCGGGATGCCATACATCTCCGACGCCTTCCGGTGGGTCATCCCGTTCTGGATTGCCTTCAGACATTTCTGCAGCGCCGCTTCGCCGTACTTTTGATAGCCTCGGGCATTTTCCGCCCGTTTGTACGTTCGTGgcatctaaaacattgaaaatcaaattatacTTTGGCGTAAATTGCACTAAATTTCACCCAACTTACCTTCCCCTTGAGAAGTTGTTGTTATTCTCGAATAGTTCTGTCAAACGGCGGGGTTTGTTTTGCTTCCCAGCAGTTGCCTGTGTTCGTGCGCGTGCCCGGCTTGCTGCGAGTGTTTGTGAGGCTTGGTCGTTGCCGTTTGTTATGAGCCAAAGTCACCCCTGCCCATGCTGGATTCATTCTCATCGTTGGCGTAGAGGGTGACTTTGACTCGGAAGATTGGAgtgattttgattgaaattaaaatctttttaataATATAAGGCAGACTCAAATTTAACTCAAATGTTTTGTCTCCCctgcaaaatttttgaaaaaaaaactttaaaattgatgttaaaaaacgttttttaatCCACTCtttggtggttggtgccttcctcacatttagagggtaatgctaaccaaaattgacacaaaagggcggaactttcagtgttctatcaacgtgatttattattcataccatcagattggttaGTCAGATCATCACAATttagggcacttatgtgcttataacttttgatagggttgtcagatcttcaatcttttgaactcgttggaaaggtcttttgattacctatccaatgacaggtcgcatgatagatccgaacaacgtttttgtcaaaatatccagcctccaaaaagtgcataaataacacttaagtgcttataacttttgatagggttgtttcaatcttttgaactcattgaaaaggtctttcgaatacctttctaaaaatgtataacatgacgcggtttcttacaaaaaacaccctttttacgatCTTCCGAACattgttcaaatagttttttttagcataacgtttgaactgcccatgatcgcataaatgtcccatatgcattttcatcacttttgagttattgatgcagtttggttcaaaatcgtgtgctctttctaaagagcttataacatccagtactttgttctagaaatcgggaggaaatccagttttttcgtgaaaacttaacacgtagccttatgtgtgggacaaacttcaaatgcgtttatctcagtttgctgtttttgcatatgggacatttatgcgaacatgggcagtgaagtacttaacaaaactttatgattttcaatagcgatgggaccccaagacggatcgaatgaaacCAAAACGATCCAAATCGGtacagccagtgccgagataatccagtgcaatttttttttatcaacatcccatcacacacacactgaatttgattctgagtcgataggtttgcgtgaaggtgggtctaggaggtcaaattaagaatttggtTTTTCGAgggattttatagcctttcctcagaaaggtgaggaaggcaaaaagcgtTTTACGCGCCccaaggatttaaaaaaaataaagtcctttatgtttaatgttttttaagctttcagaaacttaaaaatatcaaaaatgttcgGGTGTTCCCaaatcggttttttttaaattattgttcaaACGCGTAGTATAAAatgtttcgcccttttgaaacgatagtcttgattccaaaatttccaaaaaaaaatgagaaatcataaaattttacaatttttttttttaaacatagaaaattggaccattagttgctgagatattggcatttgaaaatgtgggaatgtttgaatgagacttaaggggttacatacatgtagaaaatcacaaaatttcatattacataaaatttattgaatccactaaaaagatgattttcaatcactcctgaaagtttcatgaagatattacatgattaaactgagttagagacgattttaagctcaacattttgccgtgcgcaaagcggactgtcaaactttctgagcgtttttctcgaaacaccgagttgatttacgggtgccacgatatctcgagatgggatggaccaaattggctgaaattcggggtgaagactctggagacatatcccgtgtgcatgacgaagcccgattttgaaattttgctttttaaaaaaatacaaaaatcaaaaactgacgattttttatatgaaaaacacaaaaatatttttatctttttttaaaataagttttttgaaaatcggccttcgtcatgcacacaggaccggtttaacgagtcttcaccaaaattttgagccgatttggtcaaggcagtgttaagatatcgtggcacccgttttttgaaactgctaacttcaaatagctatatctcggcaatgatacaaccaaatgtcttcaaatttgttttgataaaagataaaaatgtatattttaatcccctgaaaacagatttttaataaaattaagtgtatgctcacaccaacctttgacttttttgtcgatttacatgtatgtaaccccttaaaaagcttaaacttttttgtttctttttcttatattttctaTATTCTTTTAATTCAGCAACTAGAGGTCCATTCTTCATTGTCTCTTAGCCAATTTTGTCAGAAAGTTTTTAaactttccaaaagaaatattttcaggaatagacaatcatggacactttttttaaacatcgaaaaatgggaacatttcagttaaaattaaactatatcttgaaaacggtgcactttatcaaaacatctttaccgtacttttcgattgcaaatttgattttacattaaaaactgaagtaaaaaatgttttactaaaattattttttttaagacaatTTTTTCTCTTCAAATAATACTAATTTTGCGGCAAAATGTTTGTCcatacttttctatggctcaaaatttgcgttttttgtcccctaaaacattttaggaaatttaaaagataaaatgaaatggatttttaaaattgtttttttttgtgaaaaaaggctaatttaaaaatcgccaaacaaaatTCCCGAGTACCTACTCTTACTGAATTGTCCTCaccaaaacctacaactttgccgaagacaacaaatcgaaattacagattttcgaatatttatgtaccatttttgtatggacagctgtaaaaattgtatggagacttgtatgggtgaaccactgaaacaaaatggcttctttggtcataggaaaggacccaaaaaagttttaaatccatttccggtttaggTGGAGAATTGCTGATATTGTTATTGAAAAGTGCCCCATTTATGTGTGTTTtcttatcttaaaaaaaaagaattttggaattataAAAAACAGGACATTTTATGTTAAGTCTTTTAAGTTTGTTAAtcctgaatttaaaatttcaaatcattcttcgatttctttatatttttccggtttgtgcttttttattttagagatgaacttatttttcaaactatcaattatttttaacaaaaagcaGAACAAATGAAAAAAGGGTTTCTCTTGGTATCACGGGCAAATTTGTTGAGGATAGTAATAGTTCGATTGAAGATTAGTATAAAATGTGGTGTAGAAAATACTATCTGTACTTTTAACATGAGAACTTATAGGTTATTTAATCTTTCATCAAGTTCcgtgaattttttattttttgaaataaatactaTCATTAATTCATGCAATCATCATTTTATAAATCACTGAATATTTGTAACAAGACGCGACTCAGATTATCAGTTTCCAATCTCAAATTTAAATCCTTCTAGCAGCTCAAGAAAGAAACGCCAAGTTGAAAACAATAAAGCTAAAGCAGGAAAATCAGAGACAATGTCTCGGGAGCGTGATTCTTGAATAATGCTAAAATTTGCATGAAACATGACGACGCCGACAGCAGC
This is a stretch of genomic DNA from Culex pipiens pallens isolate TS chromosome 1, TS_CPP_V2, whole genome shotgun sequence. It encodes these proteins:
- the LOC120431931 gene encoding uncharacterized protein LOC120431931, which codes for MPRTYKRAENARGYQKYGEAALQKCLKAIQNGMTHRKASEMYGIPRTTITNRLQGKTGEKVGGRRAFTDEEEQLFVDCLVVMRDSGLAVNEHDLRFVVKSYLTEVGKTVPRFADNKPGPDWTKLFLGRHPELAFLETNRKGKGNIPEETLSACVKELIESSDIPGVEIAISDVPEIMQHFLDV